A stretch of Candidatus Nitrosotenuis cloacae DNA encodes these proteins:
- the pstC gene encoding phosphate ABC transporter permease subunit PstC: MASLLQAKSRRFPADKIFKIAATAAGVYILLIIGLMVFHLFSESYPIWEEEGLSFVTGSEWNAVEGREVFGAAPYILGTLVTAGLAMAIGVPLSIGIAMFISQAPKYLSGPLSMVVDLLAAIPSVIYGLWGLFVFRDIFLNWIEYPLHEAFGDSVWLFSSAPFGLDIFSASVILAIMIIPTISAVSREIMIAVPQMQKEAAYMLGATKWEMFKLSIFPYAKTGLIGAAILGLGRAVGETMAVTMLIGNATGPSAFPQTLFQPGQTMSSIIANEFIEASPASLHLPALIGIGIILLLVAIGINVVAHVLVSRMMKVKEGVINA; the protein is encoded by the coding sequence ATGGCCAGCCTGCTTCAGGCAAAGAGTAGAAGATTTCCTGCCGACAAGATATTCAAGATTGCGGCTACCGCCGCAGGCGTCTACATTTTGCTAATCATAGGGTTGATGGTGTTTCATCTGTTTTCAGAGTCATATCCAATTTGGGAGGAAGAGGGACTCTCGTTCGTCACCGGCTCAGAATGGAATGCAGTCGAGGGCAGGGAGGTCTTCGGAGCAGCACCATACATCCTTGGAACGCTTGTGACTGCGGGACTTGCCATGGCAATAGGAGTGCCCCTCAGTATCGGCATTGCCATGTTTATCTCCCAAGCCCCAAAGTATCTGAGCGGACCTCTTTCTATGGTGGTGGATCTGCTTGCTGCCATACCTAGTGTGATTTACGGGTTATGGGGACTGTTCGTGTTCAGGGATATTTTTCTGAACTGGATCGAGTACCCACTGCATGAGGCGTTTGGCGACAGCGTATGGCTTTTTTCATCGGCACCATTTGGGCTTGACATCTTTAGCGCAAGCGTGATACTTGCCATCATGATAATTCCGACAATCTCCGCAGTCTCAAGGGAGATAATGATAGCAGTGCCCCAGATGCAAAAAGAAGCGGCATACATGCTAGGCGCCACCAAGTGGGAAATGTTCAAGCTTTCAATTTTCCCGTATGCAAAAACCGGCCTGATAGGAGCAGCCATCCTTGGATTGGGAAGAGCGGTTGGAGAAACCATGGCAGTAACGATGCTTATTGGTAATGCGACAGGTCCTAGTGCGTTTCCGCAGACGCTGTTCCAGCCAGGTCAGACAATGTCAAGCATAATCGCAAACGAGTTCATCGAGGCATCACCAGCATCGCTGCACCTTCCCGCCCTGATAGGAATTGGAATAATACTACTTTTGGTAGCAATCGGCATCAATGTGGTGGCACACGTGCTGGTATCAAGGATGATGAAGGTAAAGGAAGGGGTGATCAACGCGTAA
- a CDS encoding phosphate signaling complex PhoU family protein, with protein MQSIEDTKQTRRIQISGGSTYTISLPKKWIDDLGIKNGDNMTIVKNTNRSLMLFPGLDTEKPAKKAVITISQKDPDESIRRKIIAMYLNGYKVLQITSKGVKLLPEHSRLIKDLVRKSMIGTEIVESDSESITIQILTRLPELTFAVALKRMHLMTSNMHKEAIDALSKNDSQYGEEVVGMDDEVDRFSLYMMRTLIMAIQNASMLYDVGLEQPSDCLNYRTVISRIERIADHAALIAKRIKFLKEPLDSKTLREIQTLSGDALACFDNAILALAKKDHVLAEKTASKIVDIVEKEKEMMYGMKESKNSTIVKFVLEDIRRTAEYSSDIVEVVINETIRNIVSEK; from the coding sequence TTGCAGTCGATCGAGGACACGAAACAGACTAGGCGCATACAGATAAGCGGCGGCTCCACCTACACCATCTCACTGCCAAAAAAGTGGATTGATGATCTTGGAATCAAGAACGGCGACAACATGACAATAGTAAAGAACACCAACCGATCACTGATGCTTTTTCCAGGACTGGACACGGAAAAGCCGGCAAAAAAGGCAGTCATAACAATAAGTCAGAAAGACCCTGACGAGTCGATTAGAAGGAAGATAATCGCAATGTACCTAAATGGATACAAGGTTTTACAAATCACATCCAAGGGAGTGAAACTGCTCCCGGAGCATTCTAGACTGATCAAGGATCTAGTACGCAAATCCATGATCGGAACGGAGATTGTGGAATCTGACTCTGAGTCAATTACTATACAGATCCTGACTAGGTTGCCCGAGCTTACCTTTGCTGTGGCGCTTAAGCGAATGCACCTGATGACATCAAACATGCACAAAGAGGCAATAGACGCATTGAGCAAAAACGACAGCCAGTACGGAGAAGAGGTGGTAGGAATGGATGACGAAGTCGACAGGTTCAGTCTGTACATGATGAGGACACTCATAATGGCAATACAGAATGCAAGTATGCTGTATGATGTGGGCCTGGAGCAGCCGTCCGACTGCCTCAACTATAGGACTGTTATATCCAGGATTGAAAGAATCGCCGATCACGCAGCGCTGATTGCAAAACGAATCAAGTTCCTAAAGGAGCCACTTGACTCCAAAACGCTACGGGAAATCCAGACACTCAGTGGAGATGCATTAGCGTGCTTTGACAACGCAATCCTTGCCCTGGCAAAAAAAGACCACGTTTTAGCCGAAAAAACAGCCTCGAAAATAGTGGATATAGTAGAAAAGGAAAAGGAGATGATGTATGGCATGAAGGAGTCAAAAAACTCCACCATTGTCAAGTTTGTCCTAGAGGATATTAGGCGTACTGCGGAGTATTCCAGCGACATAGTGGAAGTTGTAATCAATGAGACTATACGAAATATTGTCTCTGAAAAATAA